The genomic DNA GACAAGCTGCTCAAGGCGGGCGGCTACCAGGCCATCAACGGCGATACGCCGTGGCTGCTGCTGCAACGCATGGCGCGCGGCGACATGACCCAGCGCCAGATCACCTTCCTGGAGGGCTGGACCTTCCGCCAGATCCGCCAGGCGCTGCGCGAGAACCCGGACGTCAAGCAGACGCTGGGCGACATCAGCGACGAGGCGCTGATGGAACGCCTGGGCTCGGACATCAAGCATCCGGAAGGCCTGTTCTTTCCCGATACCTACGTCTTCACGCCGGGCAGCACCGATTACGACCTGCTGCGCCGCGCCTACCAGGAAGGCCAGCGCATCCTGGACGACACCTGGGCCAAGCGCCAGTCCGGCCTGCCGCTGTCCACGCCGTACGAGGCGCTGGTGCTGGCGTCCATCATCGAGAAGGAAACCGGCCATGGCCCGGACCGCCGCCGGGTCGCGGGCGTGTTCGCCAACCGCCTGAAGATCGGCATGCTGCTGCAGACCGACCCCACCGTCATCTACGGCATGGGCGATGCCTACCAGGGCCGCATCCGCAAGCGCGACCTGCAGACCGACACGCCCTGGAACACCTACACGCGTCCGGGCCTGCCGCCCACGCCGATCGCGGCCGCCGGCCGCGCGTCGCTGCTGGCCGCGGTGCAGCCCGAGCAGCACAAATTCCTGTTTTTCGTGTCGCGCGGCAATGGCACCAGCGAGTTCTCGGTGAACCTGTCCGAGCACAATCGCAACGTCTCCCGCTATATCCTGGGCCAGACCCCGGCGGCGCGGCCGGCCCCCGCCGGCAAGCCACCGGCCCCGGCCGCGCCCTCGGGCGCGCCGGCCCCGGAACCCGCATCCACCCCCGCGCCGGACAGCGATCCGGCGCCAGCAGAAGGACAAGAGCAATGACCTCACGCGGACGTTTCATCACGCTGGAGGGAGTGGACGGCGCCGGCAAGAGCACCCACACCGAGTGGATCGCCGAGTTCCTGCGCGGCCAGGGCCTGGAGGTGGTGTCCACGCGCGAACCCGGCGGCACGCCGCTGGGCGAAAAGCTGCGCGCGCTGGTGCTGACCGACCCGATGGGCCTGGACACCGAAACATTGCTGATGTTCGCGGCCCGTTGCGAGCACCTGCACCAGGTCATCGAGCCGGC from Achromobacter xylosoxidans includes the following:
- the mltG gene encoding endolytic transglycosylase MltG, which produces MKKRLRFYFLWSFLLIVLAAAAAVGAAWHWMHRPIPLSADRIDFVVDPGSSPRTVARALNAAGVPVWEPGFVWMARLSEQDKLLKAGGYQAINGDTPWLLLQRMARGDMTQRQITFLEGWTFRQIRQALRENPDVKQTLGDISDEALMERLGSDIKHPEGLFFPDTYVFTPGSTDYDLLRRAYQEGQRILDDTWAKRQSGLPLSTPYEALVLASIIEKETGHGPDRRRVAGVFANRLKIGMLLQTDPTVIYGMGDAYQGRIRKRDLQTDTPWNTYTRPGLPPTPIAAAGRASLLAAVQPEQHKFLFFVSRGNGTSEFSVNLSEHNRNVSRYILGQTPAARPAPAGKPPAPAAPSGAPAPEPASTPAPDSDPAPAEGQEQ